One region of Polyodon spathula isolate WHYD16114869_AA chromosome 25, ASM1765450v1, whole genome shotgun sequence genomic DNA includes:
- the LOC121299458 gene encoding venom nerve growth factor-like, with protein sequence MWSSTLVLVFLIGVQAVLKSEGDARVAGAGLSSRQQGAPDTMMAQLEDSSNQSQSRDQNLHSPKGTSVDPKLFSKQPYRSPRVLFSSQPPGKEGAEAPTGSRVKRKASPALHRGEYSVCDSVSTWVGDKTKATDIKGQEVSVLAEVNINNTVIKQYFFETTCRNAKQGGAGCRGIDRKHWNSYCTDTHTFVRALTVESNLVAWRFIRINTACACVLSRKSWRH encoded by the coding sequence ATGTGGTCGTCGACACTGGTCCTGGTGTTTCTGATCGGCGTCCAGGCTGTGTTGAAGTCAGAGGGGGATGCCAGGGTGGCAGGGGCCGGACTCTCCTCCAGGCAGCAGGGGGCGCCGGACACGATGATGGCACAGCTGGAGGACAGCAGCAACCAAAGTCAGTCCCGTGACCAGAACCTTCACTCCCCCAAGGGCACCAGCGTGGACCCCAAACTCTTCAGCAAGCAGCCCTACCGCTCCCCCAGGGTGCTGTTCAGCTCCCAGCCCCCGGGGAAGGAAGGGGCGGAGGCTCCCACGGGATCGAGGGTGAAACGGAAAGCCAGTCCGGCTCTGCACCGCGGAGAGTATTCGGTGTGCGACAGCGTCAGCACCTGGGTGGGAGACAAGACCAAGGCCACCGATATCAAAGGACAGGAAGTGAGCGTGTTGGCGGAGGTGAACATCAACAACACGGTCATCAAGCAGTACTTTTTCGAGACCACCTGTCGGAACGCCAAACAGGGCGGGGCTGGCTGTCGGGGCATTGACCGCAAGCACTGGAACTCGTACTGCACCGACACACACACCTTTGTGCGGGCCCTGACCGTGGAGAGCAATCTGGTGGCCTGGCGCTTCATTCGCATTAACACGGCCTGCGCGTGTGTGCTTAGCAGGAAGTCATGGAGACACTGA